A part of Lacinutrix sp. 5H-3-7-4 genomic DNA contains:
- a CDS encoding ABC transporter ATP-binding protein: MIKAENIQKYYDDLHVLKGVDVHIKKGEIVSVVGASGAGKTTLLHILGTLDSVSKTSNSSLIINDKNINSLSEKQLAKFRNENIGFIFQFHQLLPEFTAIENVCIPAFIKKTPKTEATKRAKELLDFLGLSHRYDHKPNELSGGEQQRVAVARALINNPALIFADEPSGNLDSESAENLHNLFLKLRDEFGQTFVIVTHNNDLANLADRKLTMVDGKIV; the protein is encoded by the coding sequence ATGATTAAAGCGGAAAATATACAAAAGTATTATGATGATTTACACGTTTTAAAAGGTGTTGATGTTCACATTAAAAAAGGCGAAATAGTTTCAGTTGTAGGTGCATCAGGCGCAGGAAAAACAACCTTATTGCATATTTTAGGCACTTTAGATTCTGTTTCCAAAACCTCTAATTCATCATTAATTATAAATGATAAAAATATAAATTCACTTTCTGAAAAACAATTAGCAAAATTTAGAAATGAAAATATTGGATTTATATTTCAGTTTCACCAGCTATTACCAGAATTTACAGCAATAGAAAACGTTTGTATTCCTGCTTTTATAAAAAAAACACCCAAAACTGAAGCTACAAAACGCGCCAAAGAATTATTAGATTTTTTAGGCTTATCGCATAGGTATGACCATAAACCTAACGAATTATCTGGTGGCGAGCAGCAAAGAGTTGCCGTAGCAAGAGCTTTAATTAATAATCCTGCTTTAATTTTTGCCGATGAACCTTCTGGAAACTTGGATAGCGAAAGTGCAGAAAATTTACATAACTTATTTTTAAAACTAAGAGATGAGTTTGGGCAAACCTTTGTTATTGTTACGCATAACAATGACTTAGCAAATTTAGCCGATAGAAAACTAACCATGGTAGATGGTAAAATTGTTTAA
- a CDS encoding glycosyltransferase family 2 protein, protein MKQALISILIPFKNTQDYIGECLQSIINQTYNDWELIIIDDSSTDNSYNIVNAFAEKHSNITLLKNNGSGIIDALNLAFKHSKGEFITRMDSDDIMDEDKLKTLHNNLITNGKNHIATGLVSYFSAKGISDGYKKYEQWLNMLTKNGNNYNEIYKECVIPSPCWMLHREDLEAINAFNTNRYPEDYDLTFRCYQANYKIIPSNKILHYWRDYGTRASRTDANYAENSFIDIKTHYFLKLNYNNKKPLVIWGAGKKGKSIAKKLQENNIPFYWVCDNHKKIGKHIYNVEMKPFQHIATLTNPQIIVSVANSIEQDTIKTYLHAHNKISMHDYFFFC, encoded by the coding sequence ATGAAACAAGCGTTAATTAGTATTCTCATTCCTTTTAAAAACACACAAGATTATATTGGCGAGTGTTTACAGTCTATTATTAACCAAACTTATAATGATTGGGAATTAATAATTATTGACGATAGTTCTACAGATAATAGCTACAATATTGTTAACGCTTTCGCGGAAAAACATAGCAATATTACCTTACTAAAAAACAATGGTTCTGGCATTATAGATGCATTAAACCTTGCTTTTAAACATAGTAAAGGTGAATTTATTACTAGAATGGATAGTGATGATATAATGGATGAAGACAAGCTAAAAACGCTTCATAATAATTTAATTACAAACGGAAAAAACCATATAGCGACAGGATTGGTAAGTTATTTTTCTGCTAAAGGCATTAGTGATGGCTATAAAAAATACGAACAATGGCTTAATATGCTTACCAAAAATGGTAATAACTATAATGAAATTTATAAAGAATGTGTTATACCATCACCTTGTTGGATGTTACATCGTGAAGATTTAGAAGCTATTAATGCTTTTAATACAAATCGCTATCCCGAAGATTATGATTTAACTTTTAGATGTTACCAAGCTAATTACAAAATAATACCAAGTAACAAAATACTTCATTATTGGAGAGATTATGGTACTCGAGCTTCTAGAACCGATGCTAATTATGCCGAGAATAGCTTTATAGATATAAAAACACACTACTTTTTAAAATTAAATTATAACAACAAAAAGCCTTTAGTTATTTGGGGTGCAGGAAAAAAAGGAAAAAGTATTGCAAAAAAATTACAGGAAAACAATATTCCTTTTTATTGGGTTTGTGATAACCATAAAAAAATAGGAAAACATATATACAATGTTGAAATGAAACCGTTTCAACACATAGCTACATTAACTAATCCACAAATTATTGTAAGTGTTGCTAACAGTATAGAACAAGACACTATTAAAACTTACTTACATGCGCATAATAAAATTTCTATGCATGATTATTTTTTCTTTTGTTAA
- the msrA gene encoding peptide-methionine (S)-S-oxide reductase MsrA: protein MEEKQLKIATLAGGCFWCTEAVFNRVEGVNKVISGYTGGNIKNPAYREICTGRTGHAEGIQVFFDDTKVSFVELLEIFFATHDPTTLNRQGHDIGTQYRSAIFYNTEKQKNEAEAFITFLNNENIFNAPIVTEVTALGAFYNADEDHQEFYERNTEASYCQYVIDPKLKKLSTYYSDKLKTN from the coding sequence ATGGAAGAAAAACAATTAAAAATAGCGACTTTGGCTGGAGGATGTTTTTGGTGTACAGAAGCTGTGTTTAATAGGGTAGAAGGTGTAAACAAAGTGATTTCGGGTTATACAGGAGGTAATATTAAAAATCCAGCATACAGAGAAATTTGTACAGGAAGAACTGGTCATGCTGAAGGTATTCAGGTTTTTTTTGATGACACAAAAGTAAGTTTTGTTGAACTTTTAGAAATATTTTTTGCGACTCATGATCCTACTACATTAAATCGTCAAGGTCACGATATAGGAACACAATACAGATCTGCAATTTTTTATAACACTGAAAAACAAAAAAATGAAGCTGAAGCTTTTATAACTTTTTTAAATAATGAAAATATTTTTAATGCACCAATAGTAACAGAAGTTACAGCTTTAGGTGCTTTTTATAATGCAGATGAAGATCACCAAGAATTTTACGAACGTAATACTGAAGCCTCTTACTGCCAATATGTAATAGACCCAAAACTTAAAAAATTAAGTACTTATTATAGCGATAAATTAAAAACGAACTAG
- a CDS encoding TIGR02757 family protein: MTKKELKEFLDAKVEQYNRLDFIDSDPIQIPHKFSKKEDIEIAGFLSATIAWGNRKSIINNANKMMQLLDNAPFDFVINHEEKDLEQLESFVHRTFNGIDFITFIKGLQHIYNNHNGLEAVFFNHVNKHSIQPAIHEFKTIFFEIEHLKRTEKHVSDPLKKSAAKRINMFLRWMVRQDKTGVDFGIWQSISPSILSCPLDVHSGNVARKLGLLKRKQNDAKALEELDQSLRKLDENDPVKYDFALFGLGVFEGF, translated from the coding sequence ATGACTAAAAAAGAATTAAAAGAGTTTTTAGATGCTAAAGTTGAGCAATATAACAGGCTTGATTTTATTGATAGCGATCCAATTCAAATTCCACATAAATTTAGTAAAAAAGAAGATATTGAAATTGCAGGCTTTTTAAGTGCGACTATAGCTTGGGGAAACCGTAAAAGCATAATTAACAATGCTAATAAAATGATGCAATTATTAGACAATGCACCTTTTGACTTTGTAATTAATCATGAAGAAAAAGATTTAGAACAATTAGAAAGCTTTGTACATCGTACATTTAATGGTATAGACTTTATAACGTTTATTAAAGGTCTACAACATATATACAATAATCACAATGGTTTAGAAGCTGTATTTTTTAATCACGTAAATAAGCACTCTATACAACCTGCAATACATGAATTTAAAACTATTTTTTTTGAAATAGAACATTTAAAAAGAACCGAAAAACATGTTAGTGATCCTTTAAAAAAATCTGCAGCAAAACGCATAAACATGTTTTTACGCTGGATGGTTAGGCAAGATAAAACAGGTGTAGATTTTGGTATTTGGCAAAGTATATCACCAAGTATATTATCCTGTCCGTTAGATGTGCATTCTGGTAATGTAGCAAGAAAACTTGGGCTTTTAAAGCGTAAACAGAACGATGCTAAAGCATTAGAAGAACTTGACCAATCGCTTAGAAAATTAGATGAAAATGATCCAGTTAAATACGACTTTGCGCTTTTTGGATTAGGTGTTTTTGAAGGTTTTTAA
- a CDS encoding ATP-binding protein: MISPSIPENEAARLRAVKSYNLLDTLPESDFDTITALIASLFNVPIALVTLLDADRNFLKSHYGVPFNDSPRDISFCGHAILTDDDIFVVEDSRKDIRFQNNPLVKDHNAIFYAGAPLVNKDGFKLGTLCVFDTKPRKISKIQRDALIALSNQVVNLFELRKQNKELIETKAVLKERNEELKSFAGTVSHDMKMPLANLIVTSDIIKVKYGKKLDEKGLEYLNYLKSASLNLSKYITGLLEHYESDKIDNETESFDLHHLLEEIVDLLNINLNCEINFPDKNEELYCNRAALEQVFLNLIGNSLKYNDKEEIIIDIDCKKQDDHYFFTVKDNGIGIPKEKQKEIFNLFSTIGNVDRNGNKGHGIGLSTVRNIVQSLGGTISVSSIEGESTTFEFSILIEQ, encoded by the coding sequence GTGATAAGTCCTTCAATTCCTGAAAATGAAGCAGCCAGATTAAGAGCTGTAAAAAGTTATAATTTGTTAGATACACTTCCAGAAAGTGACTTTGATACAATTACAGCATTAATAGCTTCTCTTTTTAATGTACCTATAGCATTAGTTACTTTATTAGACGCCGACAGAAATTTTTTAAAATCACATTATGGTGTACCATTTAACGATTCTCCTAGAGATATCTCTTTTTGCGGTCATGCTATTTTAACAGATGATGATATATTTGTTGTTGAAGATTCCCGAAAAGACATTAGGTTTCAAAACAATCCATTAGTAAAAGATCATAACGCTATCTTTTATGCCGGTGCGCCATTAGTAAATAAAGATGGTTTTAAATTAGGAACTCTTTGTGTATTTGACACTAAGCCTAGAAAAATATCTAAAATCCAGCGTGACGCTTTAATTGCTTTATCTAATCAAGTTGTAAATCTTTTTGAATTAAGAAAGCAAAACAAAGAATTAATAGAAACCAAAGCTGTTTTAAAAGAAAGAAATGAAGAATTAAAATCTTTTGCAGGTACTGTTTCTCATGATATGAAAATGCCTTTAGCTAACTTAATTGTTACGTCTGATATTATTAAAGTTAAATACGGCAAAAAGTTAGATGAAAAAGGTTTAGAATATTTAAACTATTTAAAAAGTGCATCACTAAACCTTAGTAAATATATTACTGGTTTATTAGAGCATTATGAAAGTGATAAAATAGATAATGAAACCGAGAGTTTTGATTTACATCATTTATTAGAAGAAATAGTAGATCTTTTAAATATAAATTTAAACTGTGAAATTAATTTTCCAGATAAAAACGAAGAACTTTATTGTAATAGAGCTGCTTTAGAACAAGTATTTTTAAATTTAATAGGAAACAGCTTAAAGTATAATGATAAAGAAGAAATTATAATTGATATAGATTGTAAAAAACAAGATGACCACTACTTTTTTACAGTTAAAGACAATGGTATTGGTATTCCAAAAGAAAAACAAAAAGAGATATTTAATTTATTCTCTACTATTGGTAATGTAGATCGTAATGGTAATAAAGGTCATGGTATTGGCTTATCTACAGTTAGAAATATTGTACAATCTTTAGGTGGTACTATTTCTGTATCTTCAATAGAAGGAGAAAGTACAACTTTTGAGTTTTCAATTCTTATAGAACAGTAA
- a CDS encoding peptidase M61 yields MKNQFFTVAFAGLLLVGCNSTKNASSKSNSDLATLNPIETTLDLTKVVDDKAPVVINPGRFTTPTVTYRLPRVVQGTYSVSDFGKYIENFQAIDYNGNALEVTKLDTNTWTIANASNLDKIMYNVNDTFDMEANGGGIGGEVPFSPAGTNIEDTNYVLNLHGFIGYFDSLKNAQYKLDVTAPKTMARTSALQETGTKMSDDGLAMTSSYFAPRYFDITDNPMFYGNLDVEEFQVGDIKIVLSVYSPNNVHSAAKVKATMEKMMQAQKTYLGDVNSTPRYDIYLYLSEGKAESPKGFGALEHHTSTVVVLPESMPDEALAESMIDVVSHEFFHIVTPLSVHSEDVHYFDYNEPTFSKHLWMYEGVTEYFATLFQVDQDLVTEQEFYNKIMGKIKSASNYNDAMSFTTMSENILDEPYAGQYINVYSKGALIGMCIDILMREESNGNRGILSLMKELSLKYGKNKPFEDDNLISEITAMTYPSIGSFLQKHVVDGTPINYNDFFAKVGLKMTEGKVKTNYIQNDGVLIFAPNIANGTIPFSEAVKDNSFWAENGVLPGDVIKTIDGEKLTLSNANQLLSAAYLWKPGREVDVRLDRNGEEIVVKTTLTQSYTTGSNLEVDPNATAKQNELRQAWLKG; encoded by the coding sequence ATGAAAAACCAATTTTTTACCGTTGCATTTGCAGGTTTGCTTTTAGTAGGTTGTAATTCTACTAAAAACGCAAGTAGCAAATCTAACAGCGATTTAGCAACCTTAAATCCAATTGAAACTACTTTAGACTTAACAAAAGTTGTAGATGATAAAGCGCCAGTAGTTATCAATCCTGGTCGTTTTACAACGCCAACAGTAACTTATAGACTGCCTAGAGTTGTACAAGGTACTTATTCTGTTAGTGATTTTGGAAAATACATAGAAAACTTCCAAGCTATAGATTATAACGGTAATGCTTTAGAGGTAACAAAATTAGACACAAACACGTGGACTATTGCGAATGCTTCAAACTTAGATAAAATAATGTACAATGTTAACGATACCTTTGATATGGAAGCAAATGGTGGTGGCATTGGTGGTGAAGTACCATTTTCTCCAGCAGGAACTAACATTGAAGATACAAACTATGTACTTAACTTACATGGGTTTATTGGCTATTTTGATTCTTTAAAAAATGCACAATATAAATTAGATGTTACAGCTCCAAAAACAATGGCAAGAACATCTGCATTACAAGAAACAGGTACAAAAATGAGTGATGATGGTTTAGCAATGACCTCAAGTTATTTTGCTCCAAGATATTTTGATATTACAGATAACCCAATGTTTTATGGTAATTTGGATGTTGAAGAATTTCAGGTTGGCGATATTAAAATTGTATTAAGTGTGTATTCTCCAAACAATGTGCATAGTGCAGCAAAAGTAAAAGCAACTATGGAGAAAATGATGCAAGCACAAAAAACATATTTAGGAGATGTAAACAGCACACCTAGGTATGATATATATTTATATTTATCTGAAGGTAAAGCCGAATCTCCTAAAGGTTTTGGTGCTTTAGAACACCACACATCTACGGTTGTAGTTTTACCAGAGTCTATGCCAGATGAAGCTTTAGCAGAAAGTATGATTGATGTTGTTTCGCATGAGTTTTTTCACATTGTAACACCATTAAGTGTACACTCTGAAGATGTACATTATTTTGATTATAACGAACCAACATTTTCTAAGCATTTATGGATGTATGAAGGTGTAACAGAATATTTTGCAACACTTTTTCAAGTAGATCAAGATTTAGTTACAGAGCAAGAATTTTATAATAAAATAATGGGTAAAATTAAATCTGCATCAAATTACAATGATGCCATGAGTTTTACTACAATGAGTGAAAATATTCTTGATGAGCCTTACGCAGGACAATATATAAATGTATACTCAAAAGGAGCATTAATTGGTATGTGTATAGATATTTTAATGCGTGAAGAGAGCAACGGTAACCGTGGTATTTTATCTTTAATGAAAGAATTATCTCTTAAATACGGAAAAAATAAACCGTTTGAAGATGATAACTTAATTAGTGAAATCACGGCAATGACGTATCCTAGCATTGGCTCATTTTTACAAAAACATGTTGTAGATGGAACACCAATTAACTATAACGATTTTTTTGCTAAAGTAGGTTTAAAAATGACTGAAGGCAAAGTAAAAACAAACTACATACAAAATGATGGTGTTTTAATTTTTGCGCCAAATATAGCTAACGGAACAATTCCTTTTTCTGAAGCAGTAAAAGACAATAGTTTTTGGGCAGAAAATGGTGTATTACCAGGAGATGTAATAAAAACAATAGATGGCGAAAAATTAACTTTAAGTAATGCAAACCAATTACTTTCTGCTGCTTATTTATGGAAACCAGGTAGAGAAGTAGATGTACGTTTAGATAGAAATGGAGAAGAAATTGTAGTTAAAACTACTTTAACACAATCTTATACAACAGGTTCTAATTTAGAAGTAGACCCAAACGCAACAGCTAAACAAAACGAATTAAGACAAGCTTGGTTAAAAGGCTAG
- a CDS encoding DUF6799 domain-containing protein — protein MKKLILMSFVFLMSIATAIAQEKPVDSDYVILLNDKVFHYTFEGVKPLKEDLKLKNGTVVKPNGTYILDDKSMKLSDGECLGMSGKKYKSQADLNKKLKKKMKR, from the coding sequence ATGAAGAAGTTAATTTTAATGAGTTTTGTTTTCTTAATGAGTATAGCAACAGCTATTGCACAAGAGAAACCTGTAGATAGTGATTATGTGATTTTGCTTAATGATAAAGTGTTTCATTACACATTTGAAGGTGTTAAACCTTTAAAAGAAGATTTAAAGCTAAAAAATGGTACTGTAGTTAAACCTAATGGTACTTATATTTTAGACGATAAATCTATGAAATTATCTGATGGAGAATGCTTAGGGATGAGCGGAAAGAAATACAAATCACAAGCAGATTTAAATAAAAAGCTTAAAAAGAAAATGAAGCGATAA
- a CDS encoding DUF5916 domain-containing protein: MRRYLLLLLTLLLSIHSFSQHKKKYIVNRTNIAPKIDGVLDDAIWVNAQIATDFVQFRPTAGKTMPKNKRTEVKMTYDDSGIYIAAYLYDNPEDMLRQFTQRDNFGQSDFFAAVFNPNNDAQNNTEFFVFSSGTQADAVENTGGEDFGWNAVWESATKTMSDGWIVEMKIPYRALRFTQQENPIWGIQFHRLYRKTREQATWNPFDIKSGAAIGLYNGELRGLKNLQPPTRLNLYPFASAVIDDFDGETNQDYNVGLDIKYGITENFTLDATLIPDFSQAGFDNVQLNLGPFEQTFSERRQFFTEGLDLFRKGNLFFSRRIGSAPIGSPNLAENEVLDEEYPRKTNLLNAVKVSGRTKGGLGIGFFNAITEKTEVRVKTTNVQDDPNTEINEEVISYRDEVVEPLANYNILVVDQQFNKNSSVSLINTNVVRNGSNSRDANVTALVTDLSNKTNSFGLNAQAKMSNINYPNQSSNVVEEESLLDKLETGYSGSIWAGKTSGQYRYSANYSFADTKFDINDMGLQFRNNYNNFGLDATYRIFEPTEKHNNFELGLWFNYNQLFSPNTYTGKNFGGRVYAVGKKSLMAYGGSFNVQPGKQFDYFGPRVSGRYFISEDWLNTSIWMSSDYNKTFALDADIGYETLFEDGRSYQSVFFEVEPRVRLNEKFIIVYGFQWDQELRERGWIDFIGDDIIYGQRDQLTIENNLSANYNFNPFHGLTLSCRNYWSAVQYENELFALGENGRLNRDDNYTKDDLSDPDINFSTWDVNFTYKWQFAPGSFLTAQYRNRISNFNTNGSQNFGNSIDELFDNPKGNTVSLKMVYFIDYNNIKNLFKTKSKTI, encoded by the coding sequence ATGAGACGTTATTTATTACTATTGCTTACTTTATTATTATCAATACATTCTTTTTCGCAGCATAAAAAAAAGTACATTGTTAACCGTACAAACATTGCACCAAAAATTGATGGTGTTTTAGATGATGCCATTTGGGTTAATGCTCAAATTGCTACAGATTTTGTACAATTTAGACCAACTGCTGGTAAAACAATGCCAAAAAATAAACGTACCGAAGTTAAAATGACTTATGATGATTCTGGTATATATATCGCTGCATATTTATATGATAATCCGGAAGATATGTTAAGGCAATTTACACAGCGCGATAATTTTGGACAGTCAGATTTTTTTGCTGCTGTTTTTAACCCAAATAACGATGCGCAAAACAACACCGAATTTTTTGTATTTAGCTCTGGTACACAGGCCGATGCTGTAGAAAATACTGGTGGCGAAGATTTTGGGTGGAATGCCGTATGGGAAAGTGCCACTAAAACAATGAGTGATGGTTGGATTGTAGAAATGAAAATTCCTTACCGTGCTTTACGTTTTACGCAACAAGAAAACCCTATTTGGGGAATACAATTTCATAGATTATATAGAAAAACAAGAGAACAAGCAACTTGGAACCCTTTTGATATTAAAAGTGGTGCGGCTATTGGTTTATATAATGGTGAATTACGTGGGTTAAAAAACTTACAGCCACCAACAAGATTAAACCTTTATCCATTTGCATCTGCTGTTATAGACGATTTTGATGGTGAAACTAACCAAGATTACAACGTAGGCTTAGATATTAAATATGGTATAACAGAAAATTTCACTTTAGATGCTACTTTAATTCCAGATTTTAGCCAAGCAGGTTTTGATAATGTACAATTAAATTTAGGGCCTTTTGAGCAAACGTTTTCTGAACGTAGACAATTTTTTACAGAAGGTTTAGATCTTTTTAGAAAAGGAAACTTATTCTTTTCAAGACGAATTGGTAGCGCTCCAATTGGTAGCCCTAATCTTGCTGAAAATGAAGTTTTAGATGAAGAATACCCAAGAAAAACAAATCTTTTAAATGCTGTAAAAGTTTCTGGTAGAACAAAAGGTGGTTTAGGAATTGGTTTTTTTAATGCTATTACAGAAAAAACAGAGGTTAGAGTTAAAACAACTAATGTACAAGACGATCCAAATACAGAAATAAATGAAGAAGTTATTTCATATAGAGATGAAGTTGTAGAACCTTTAGCAAATTATAATATTTTAGTTGTAGACCAACAGTTTAATAAAAACTCTTCTGTAAGTTTAATTAACACAAACGTTGTTAGAAATGGATCTAATAGTAGAGATGCTAATGTTACAGCCTTAGTTACAGATTTATCTAACAAAACAAATAGTTTTGGTTTAAATGCTCAAGCTAAAATGAGTAATATTAATTATCCTAACCAAAGCAGTAATGTAGTAGAAGAAGAAAGTTTATTAGACAAATTAGAAACTGGATATAGCGGAAGCATTTGGGCTGGAAAAACTAGCGGACAATACCGCTACAGTGCAAATTATTCTTTTGCAGATACTAAATTCGATATTAACGATATGGGATTACAGTTTAGAAACAATTACAATAATTTTGGCTTAGATGCAACATATAGAATTTTTGAACCTACAGAAAAGCACAATAACTTTGAATTAGGGCTTTGGTTTAATTACAATCAACTATTTAGCCCAAATACTTATACAGGTAAAAACTTTGGTGGTCGCGTTTATGCTGTTGGTAAAAAAAGCTTAATGGCTTATGGTGGTAGCTTTAATGTACAACCAGGAAAGCAATTTGATTATTTTGGACCTCGTGTTTCTGGTCGCTATTTTATAAGTGAAGACTGGTTAAATACTTCAATCTGGATGTCTTCAGATTATAACAAAACCTTTGCTTTAGATGCAGATATAGGATACGAAACACTATTTGAAGATGGTAGATCTTACCAAAGTGTGTTTTTTGAAGTTGAGCCAAGAGTAAGATTAAATGAAAAATTTATTATCGTTTATGGTTTTCAATGGGATCAAGAACTTAGAGAGCGTGGCTGGATTGATTTTATTGGTGACGATATTATTTACGGGCAACGCGACCAGTTAACTATAGAAAATAATTTGTCTGCTAACTATAATTTCAATCCGTTTCACGGTTTAACATTAAGTTGTAGAAATTACTGGAGTGCAGTACAGTATGAGAATGAATTATTTGCTTTAGGAGAAAATGGCCGTTTAAATCGTGATGACAATTATACAAAAGATGATTTAAGTGATCCAGACATTAATTTTAGTACTTGGGACGTTAACTTCACATACAAATGGCAATTTGCACCAGGAAGCTTTTTAACAGCACAATACAGAAATCGTATTTCTAATTTTAATACCAATGGTTCACAAAATTTTGGGAATAGTATAGATGAATTATTTGATAACCCAAAAGGAAACACTGTTTCTTTAAAAATGGTATACTTTATAGATTATAACAATATTAAAAATTTATTTAAAACTAAATCTAAAACCATATAA
- the folE gene encoding GTP cyclohydrolase I FolE, whose amino-acid sequence MPYKKFEEYNIKVTDDVKDRYKKIIEDLGEDTSREGLVKTPERAAKAMQFLTQGYNQNAAEILKGAMFKEDYNDMVVVKDIEFYSLCEHHILPFFGKAHIAYIPNGHIVGLSKLPRIVDVFARRLQVQERLTHEILNCIDDTLKPEGVAVVLEASHMCMQMRGVQKQSSVTTTSGFRGAFKNIETRTEFLKLISETLS is encoded by the coding sequence ATGCCATATAAAAAATTTGAAGAATACAATATTAAGGTTACAGACGATGTAAAAGATCGTTATAAAAAAATTATTGAAGATTTAGGTGAAGACACAAGTAGAGAAGGTTTAGTTAAAACGCCAGAACGTGCAGCAAAAGCCATGCAGTTTTTAACTCAAGGTTATAATCAAAACGCAGCAGAAATTTTAAAAGGCGCAATGTTTAAAGAAGACTATAACGATATGGTTGTTGTAAAAGATATTGAGTTTTATTCTTTATGCGAACACCATATTTTACCCTTTTTTGGTAAAGCGCACATTGCATATATTCCAAACGGTCACATTGTAGGTTTAAGTAAATTACCAAGAATAGTAGATGTTTTTGCAAGGCGATTACAAGTACAAGAGCGCTTAACGCATGAAATTTTAAATTGTATTGATGATACTTTAAAACCAGAAGGTGTGGCAGTTGTTTTAGAAGCTAGCCATATGTGTATGCAAATGCGAGGTGTACAAAAACAAAGTTCTGTCACTACCACGTCTGGATTTAGAGGTGCTTTTAAAAATATAGAAACGCGTACCGAATTTTTAAAACTTATTAGTGAGACCTTGTCTTAA